In the Populus trichocarpa isolate Nisqually-1 chromosome 1, P.trichocarpa_v4.1, whole genome shotgun sequence genome, one interval contains:
- the LOC7472723 gene encoding 6-phosphogluconate dehydrogenase, decarboxylating 3, chloroplastic, translating into MDASTLSRIGLAGLAVMGQNLALNIAEKGFPISVYNRTTSKVDETLHRAQSEGPFPLTGQYSPRDFVLSIQRPRSIIILVKAGNPVDQTISALTEFMEPGDTIIDGGNEWYQNTERRIQEVGDKGILYLGMGVSGGEEGARHGPSLMPGGSLEAYNNIESVLKSVAAQVDDGPCVTYIGEGGSGNFVKMVHNGIEYGDMQLISEAYDVLKNVGGLSNGELAEIFGEWNRGELESFLIEITSDIFKVKDDLADGDLVDKILDKTGMKGTGKWTVQQAAELSVAAPTIAASLDCRYLSGLKEERESAAEILEKAGLKEEMGSVKSEIDKKRLIDDVRQALYASKICSYAQGMNLLRSKSVEKGWDLNLGELARIWKGGCIIRAVFLDRIKKAYQRNPSLASLVVDPEFAREMVQRQAAWRRVVGLAISAGISTPGMCASLAYFDTYRRARLPANLVQAQRDLFGAHTYERTDRPGAFHTEWTKLARKSNAGFGAFN; encoded by the coding sequence ATGGACGCCTCTACTCTTTCACGCATAGGCCTAGCCGGTCTAGCCGTGATGGGTCAGAACTTAGCCCTAAACATTGCTGAAAAAGGTTTCCCAATTTCAGTCTACAACAGAACCACCTCCAAAGTCGACGAAACCCTTCACCGTGCCCAATCCGAAGGCCCATTTCCTTTAACTGGTCAGTACTCCCCTCGTGATTTTGTTCTCTCAATCCAACGCCCCAGATCCATCATTATCTTGGTCAAAGCTGGAAACCCTGTTGACCAAACGATTTCTGCTTTGACCGAGTTCATGGAGCCTGGTGATACTATCATCGATGGCGGGAATGAGTGGTATCAGAATACTGAGAGGAGGATTCAAGAAGTGGGAGATAAAGGGATTCTTTATTTGGGTATGGGGGTTTCGGGTGGAGAAGAAGGTGCACGACATGGGCCTTCGTTGATGCCTGGTGGGTCTTTGGAGGCGTATAATAATATTGAGTCTGTTTTGAAGAGTGTTGCCGCTCAAGTTGATGATGGGCCTTGTGTTACGTATATTGGTGAAGGGGGTTCTGGCAATTTTGTTAAAATGGTTCATAATGGGATTGAGTATGGAGATATGCAGTTGATTTCGGAAGCCTATGATGTTTTGAAGAATGTTGGTGGGCTTTCTAATGGCGAATTAGCTGAGATTTTCGGGGAGTGGAATAGAGGGGAGTTGGAGAGTTTTTTGATTGAGATTACGAGTGATATTTTTAAGGTTAAGGATGATTTGGCTGACGGGGATCTGGTTGATAAGATATTGGATAAAACTGGAATGAAAGGGACTGGGAAATGGACTGTCCAGCAAGCTGCTGAGTTGTCTGTTGCTGCGCCTACAATTGCTGCTTCGTTGGATTGTAGGTATTTGAGTGGGTTGAAGGAGGAGAGGGAGAGTGCGGCCGAGATTTTGGAAAAAGCTGGCTTGAAGGAGGAAATGGGGAGTGTTAAGAGTGAGATTGACAAGAAGAGGTTGATTGATGATGTGAGGCAAGCATTGTATGCGTCGAAGATTTGCAGTTACGCTCAGGGGATGAATTTGTTGAGGTCTAAGAGTGTTGAGAAAGGGTGGGATTTGAATTTGGGTGAGTTAGCTAGGATTTGGAAAGGTGGATGCATTATTAGGGCTGTGTTTTTGGATAGGATTAAAAAGGCTTACCAGAGGAATCCTAGCTTGGCTAGTTTAGTTGTGGACCCGGAATTTGCGAGGGAGATGGTGCAGAGGCAGGCGGCATGGAGGAGAGTCGTGGGGCTGGCGATTTCAGCTGGAATTAGCACTCCAGGGATGTGTGCTAGTCTTGCATATTTTGATACTTACAGGCGTGCTAGGCTGCCAGCAAACCTTGTCCAGGCTCAGAGGGACTTGTTTGGGGCTCATACTTATGAGAGGACCGATCGTCCAGGGGCATTTCATACTGAGTGGACAAAGCTTGCTCGTAAGAGCAATGCTGGTTTTGGAGCTTTCAATTGA